A region of the Acidimicrobiales bacterium genome:
CCCGAGGGGCCGGGGTCGGGCTTGTTGTACGGGACCGTGATCACGCCCGACTCCGACGACGCGTCCCAGCCGCCGACGAGGTCGCTGAACGTCGAGTCGCAGATACCGAGCGGGCGCAGGCCGGTGGGACTCGTGACCCATCCCCACTGGGCGCGGCTTCGTGATGTGACCGTGCCGTCGTCGATCCCGAGCACCGGGGCGAACTGGTACTCGACGGTGTCGGTCGCCTCGACGGTGACCACGCCACCCACTCCTGAGGGATGCTCGACATAGGTACAGGTGAAGGTCGTGCCGTCATCGACGGTGAACCCGTTCGACTCGAAGCGGACCTCTGCGACGGCCTCCGAACAGCCCACCGCGGGGTCCGCGCCGTCCGCCTCCGTGAGGGCTGCGGCGAGCGCTGCGGCGTCGGTCGCCGTGTGCAGCTTTCGTTCGTCCTGCCAGGCATTGCCGAGGTCCACAGCCATGGCTGCGAAGCCGAGGAAGGCCGTCATGCCCACTCCGACCATGATGGCGACGGCTCCGCGCGCTCCGATGTCACGAAGCCGGCGCCGGAGGTTCCCGACGACCCGGCCTGCGGTGTTCAGTCCGATTCGCACCGGAAATCACCTGTCCCCGTGACGGTGACGTCTCTCGTCATGATGGGTGGGAGCTCGAAATCCATGGAGGCCGTGACGGTCACCGTCACCGATAGGCCGAGGTTCTCCTGGCAGGGGCGGGCGGTGTCGGCGCTCGCTCCCTGCTCGAACACCCGGGTCCCGTAGGGAGCAGGCGCGGAGATCGTGATCGTGCGACCGTCGGGCAACGAGATGCCGCTCAGCGCGTCATCGACCCTCGAGACGACGTCGTCGGAGGTCGTCGAGGACAGGGCGGCGATGCGGGCGCCCTCGCGGGCCGCGGCGTGGACCCCCTGCTGACGGTTGAAGAACAGTCCGAACTGGATGATGCCGAAGACGAGCACCACGAGGATCGGAAGCACGAGCGCGAATTCGATGGCGACAGCGCCGTCGTCGCGCCGCCAGCGGAGCCTCATCGCTCGTCTTAGTGCTGTCATCTCGTGTCTCCGTTCCGGTGCCCCTGGGTGCGCCGCCACAGACCGTGAAGTTCTGGTCTGCAGATCGGCAGCAAGGGCCGTCTTCTTGAGGCGTCCGTCGGGCGCCCGCGGTTCGCCCCGGTCAATCCGGTAGCGACTGCATGTTTTCGAAGACCTTCTGGAAGAGCGTCGAGTCGACCTGGCCGCCGACCGCGACGACCACGACGATGACCACGGCCGCGATGGCCGCGATCATTATCCCGTACTCGACAGCGGTGGCCGCCTTGTCGGTGCGCTCCGGGACGCCGGCTGTCGCCATGGCATCGGCCGTCACCGCGTCGGTGAGGGCCTCGATCTTCGCCCCCTCGAAACTTGCTCCCTGTGCCTGCATCGTGTCCCTATCCGTCGTGCGGTCTGGCGGACGTGAGTTGCCCTTGTGCCGGGCCGGACGTCGACGTCCGGCCCGTGCGTCTAAACCGAACAGGGCGAGCCGGAGTTGTCCCCGGCTCGCCCTGTTGTCGAAGTGCTGGTGTCCCGGCTCAGCGCCGAGACGCAGGTCAGGAGAGGCCGGCCAGCTCGGTGTTCACATCGGTGAACGCCGTGTCGACCTCGTCGCCGACTGCGATGACCACGGCGATGATGACGGCCGCGATGGCGGCGACCATGATGCCGTACTCAACTGCGGTGGCGCCCCGCTCACGGGTCTTCAGCGTGCTGACGAGCCACGCATGTGCGAACTGTGCTGCTTCCTTCATGGTGTTCATTTGAGGTTTCTCCCTCTGCCGTTTGCTCACTGGAACGTGCTGTAGAGATCGGCCGGTGCCGGATGACCCTGAATCATCAATCTTGATGATTCGCGGGCCGGGGGGGCTCTCTGGGTCTCGCCGATCCGGGGAACGGGTATCGGCATCTCCCCGGGGAACCTTCTCCTCAACATTTGGGAGATATCTGCCGATGGTGGAACACGAAGGTCGTCGCGCAAGGAGAGAGGCAGTGGCGGAACACCACTCGGTAGCTGCAAAGGCCGGGGAGCGCCACGAGCCCCCGCGCGCTCACTCGGTCGACCACCGGCGCGACCGCGCAATACTCTCCGCGGCCGTACTCGTGCTGGCCGCGGCGGCCATCGGTGTCGTCGCCGGGCGGCAGGTCGACGACATCCCGACCGGCTTCAACAGCCCCGTTGTCGTGGCGATGGCTGCCTCGGCGTGTCTCGTCGGCCTCATCGCCTCCGGCTTCATGGCCGTCACCCGCTACCGGGTCGGGCGCGATGCCATCTCTCTCCTCCTCGGCATCGGTGTCCTGATCCTCGCGGTGGGTGTGGTCGGCTACGGCCTCGTGTACCCGCTCGCAGACGGCGTCTCGATCGGGAGCACCGGCGACGGTGTACGAGCGATCGTCACCGGCGCCGGCTACGGGGCCACCGTCCTGTTCGCCGCGACGGTCTTCGGTGCGCACCGACGGGCTCCCATCGACGTCGGGCGCTGGTTGCCCGTCGCCCTCGTGGCCCTCGTCGTGGGCGCGGCGGCATCGGCGCTCGCCCTCGAGAAGAACAGCTTTGCGAACGCGGCCGACGACCTCGTCCTTCCGACCGGCGACCGGGTGCTCGCCGTGCCGGTCATCGTCGCCTTCCTCGTGACCGGCGCCGCCGCCCTGTGGCCGGCCCTGCGCCGGCGCCGCCAGGCGCTCGCGTGGTTCGGCCTGGGGCTCGTGGCTCTCGGGCTCGGTGAGATCCTCGCGACCGAGACGTCCGTGTTCGGCGATGTCTGGTCGATCGGACGGATGGGGATGTTCGTCGTGGCCTCACTCCTCGTTCTCAACGGCGTCGCGGTCGATCTACGGGCCGCCTTCGTCGACCAGCAGCGCGAGGCCGCACATCACCGGTGGGAGCGTGAGCTGATCGCCCGCCGCCATGACGCCGAGGTCGCCGCCCATGAGGAGAGCCTCCACGACGCCGCCTCGTCGGTCCTCGCCATCCAGGGGGTGTCGCGGCTCCTCGATTCCACCCAGGGGTCGGTGTCGATCGACCAGCGCCGCGCCATGACGATCGCTCTCGGCGCCGAGGTCGACCGCCTTCAGAAGCTCATCCGGAGGGGTCAGCGCGATTCGGTGGTCACCGACTTCAACGTCCGCGACGTGCTCGCACCGCTGGTCACCGTCCACAGCGCCAACTGCGAGATCGCACTCGACGTCCCGGCGGCGCTCGCAGCCCACGGGGTCCCCGACGACTTCGCGGAGATCGTCCAGAATCTGATCCACAATGCCCGCCGCCACGCCAAGCCACCGATCCTGGTGACCGGCCGTTGGCGGGCCGGCGACGTCGAGCTCAGCGTCGCCGATCGCGGGCAGGGAATCGCGGAGGGTGACCGCGAGCGGATCTTCCAACGCGGCGTCAGTCGTCTCCCCGACGGGACCGGCCTCGGTCTGCACATCGCGCGGACGCTGCTCGAACAGATGGAAGGCGACATCTGGGTGGAGGACCGCGACGGCGGCGGCTCGCGGTTCGTCATCTTGATGCCGGCCGCCGAGACGGGTCGCCGCGAGCACGACACCTCGCTGGAGACACGGTGGGAGACCTACACCGGCAAGTCCGCCGAGCGGCCCACCGGTTTGAAGAAGACGGGAATCCTTAGCAAAGCCGCGAGGAGCGAATTGTCATGAGGAGTCTTGGGACGGAGCGCACGCCCATGTCGAGAGCGGGGGCGGAACCCCAGCGGGTTCTCGTCGTCGACGACCATGTCCTCGTCGGCGAGAGCATCGTGAATGCTCTGCGGAGTCGCGGGTTCGAGGCGGTCGCCACGACGGCGACGTCGAGCGGGGCCGTGTTGGAGATCGCCGCCGACTTCAAGCCGACGGTGGTTCTGCTCGACCTCAAGTTGACCGGCGACCACGATGGCATCGAGCTCGTCCAGCCGCTGCGTCAGGCGGGGGCCCGGGTGCTCATCCTGTCAGCGCTGACCGACCGCCCCGTTCTCGCCGCCTGTGTCGAGGCCGGCGCCGACGGCCTCGTCCCGAAGACCCAGTCCTTCGACGTCTTCGTCGATCAGGTGTGCACCGCCGCCGCCGGGGAACGGGTTCTCGGGGTCACCCATGAGCAGGCGCTCCTCGAGGATCTGCGCCGTGCACGTGACGAGGAGAAGTCCCGGCTCGAGCCGTTCGAGGCGTTGACCCCGCGTGAGACCGAACTCCTGGCCCTGCTGATGGAGGGGTGCAACGCCTCCGCCGTGGCCGAGCGCTGGTACGTGTCGGTCGCGACCGTCCGTAGCCACGTCCGGTCACTGCTTTAGAAGCTCGACGTCCACTCCCAGCTCGAGGCCGTGGCCAAGGCCCGCGAGTACGGCTTCGATCCGACGACCACGGGCTGAGGGACGGCGCCGGTCGCTCCTCAGGAGCCGGCGGCGTCCAGCGCGAGCTTCGCGATCCGTCCGGCCACGACGTCGATGTCGGTCGGGATCGGGATCATGTTCGACAGGATCACGATGCTGACGGCGGGCCCGTCGTCAGCCGGCAGGTACAGCGCCGTGGACCGGAAACCGGGCACGCCCCCGCCGTGGGACCAGGCCGTGCGTCCCTCGACCGTCCCCACCCGCAGACCCAGGCCGTAGTCCGCGTCGAACACCGTCGTCGTCATCTCGGCGACCGATGCCGGCGAGAGGATCCCGCCGCGCAGGATCCCGGGTAGCAGTCGCACGACGTCCGTCGCGGTGCCCTCGAGCCCGCCCCCGGTCCAGCCGGCGGATTCCACGGCGTTCTGGGGCAGGGCGGTGACGTCGAGCAGGAACCCGTCGTTGGTCGTGACGACCGCGTCGGGGTCCACGAGCTCCGCCAGGGTCCGCAGCGGCGCAGCGAGTGGGTTGTCCGCCTGGGGCCCGGAGGTCGGGACGGCGAAGTAGCCGCGCACGAGCTCACCGGCGGGCTGCTCGGCCGGCTGGAGGGCGAGCCTTCCGGCTCCGGCGGGTTCGAGGATGCGCTCGCGGATGACCTCGTGGGCGGGGCGTCCCGTGACGGCCTCGATGATCTGACCGGCGAGGAGGTAGCCCCCCGTGTTGTACGAGTAGGCGGTTCCCGGCTCGAACAGGAGGTCACGACCGACGACGAAGTCGACCACCTCCTCGGGGTCGAACGGCTGGTCCAGGCGGGGGAGTGTCGCCAGGTAGAAGCCCGGGTCGAAGGCGTACTCGATGAAGCCGGTGGTGTGGTCGAGAAGCATCCGAACGGTGATCTGCCCGCCGTAGCGGAGTTCACGCACGTCCCACGAGGGCAGATAGGTGCCGATCGGTTCGTCCAGGTCGACGAGTCCGTCCTCCGCGAGGCTGAGCACCGTGGCCGCGGTGACCGGCTTGGTGATCGATCCGATGCGGAAGACCGAATCCGTGCGCATCGGGGTCCGGGTCGCCGCGTCCGTGACGCCGGTGGACACGAGAACGGTCCGCTCGCCGTCGACCTGTGGACCGGGGTCGCCGATCGTCACGGCGGCGACCGCTCCGGGTACGCCGTTCGCCTCGGCCCAGGCGGCCAGCTCGTCGGCCACCAGGTCCTCGAGCCCGACGGTGAGCTCCTGTGATGCGCCGTCGGTGCTCTCGTCGCCGCCCGGGCCGCCCGGTGTCGGCGTCGCAGTGGAGACCGCGGTGGGAGTCGTGGCGTCGGCCGAACCGACCGCACCGTCGTCGTCGGAACTGCACCCGGCCGCCACCAACAGGGCGGCCATGGCGACAGCCGACACGGCGCGGGCGCAGCGGTTCATGGCTGCAAGCTAGTGGCCCGGGCACACCGCCCACGGGTCACCGGGGCATGTGGGGAGCCCTGCTACGTTCGCCGTGGTGACACAACAGGGAGTGGTCGTGGAAGTCACGACCGGTGGTCACCCGGAGGCGACCCGGGTCGCGGCGCTCGCCGCCGACCTCGCGTCGACGGGTGTTCAGAGACGTCGCCGCTACATCCTCGACCGGGAACCACCCGCGGGCGTGCTGGACCGGATCGTCGGCGTCGTGGCCGACCCCGTGACCGATGTGCACCGCATCGTCGCGCCTGACGCCCCCATCGGTCCCAACGCGTTCGACGTCGCCTACCTCCCCGGTGTCACCGACACCGACGCCCGCCAGCTCGAGGGGATCCTCGCCGAGCTCGGCGCCCCCGGTACCCGCGTCGTCACGTCGACCGTGTGGGACCTCGGCGACGGGACCGTCGACGCCGCAGCTCTGGAGGGTCTCGCTGCGGGGGTGGCGAACGCGACCGTCGAGAGGGTGGCGGTCGGTCGGCCTCTTCCACCTGTCTTCGTCCCGCCGGTGGGGGACGAGACCACGGTGCGGACCATTCCGTTCTCGTCGTGGACCCCCGAGGAGCGTCTGGTCGAGAGTCGAAGGCGTCTCTGGTCGCTCGACGCCGCCGAACTGGAGGCCGTCGCGGCGTTCTTCGCCGCCGAGGATCGTGATCCGACCGACGGCGAGATGGAGACGATCGCCCAGACGTGGTCCGAGCACTGCTCCCACAAGACGTTCCGTGCCGTCATCGACTTCACCCATGTGGCCGACGGGGGTGCCAGCCGTTCCGAGCGCATCGAAGGTCTCCTGGGGACCCACCTGCGGGCCGCAACCGATGCCGTCGCCGCGGAGTGGGTCGTGTCGGCCTTCGTCGATGACGCCGGCATCGTCACCATCGACGGGATCGGCGAGGTCGCGATAAAGGTCGAGACACACAATCACCCCTCGGCTCTGGAGCCCTTCGGCGGGGCCGCGACCGGCGTGGGCGGTGTGGTCCGTGACGTCCTGGGTGTGGTGGCCCGGCCGGTTGCCACGCTCGACGTGCTGTGCTTCGCCCCCGAGGGGACCCCCACTCCCGACGGCTCGCTCCCACCCGGGCGCATCGCCGCCGGGGTGGTGGCCGGCATCGGTGACTACGGCAACAAGCTCGGTCTGCCGACCCTCGCGGGAGCGGTCGTCTACGACGCCGGCTACGCAGCCAATCCGCTGGTCTACTGCGGAGCGGTCGGCGTGCGACCGGCGGGTACCGAACTTCCGGGGCCGGCGCCGGGCGATCTGGTCGTCGTGCTCGGCGGGGCGACGGGGCGTGACGGGATCCACGGGGCGACCTTCTCGTCGATCGAGCTCGACGCCGAGACCGTCGAGAGCGCCGGCGCCGCGGTCCAGATCGGTGACCCCATCACCGAGAAAGGCCTCATCGAGATCATCGACGACGCCCGCGATGCCGGCTGGATCCGTGGCGTGACCGACTGCGGCGCCGGCGGGTTCTCCTCCGCCATCGGCGAGCTCGGGGCCGCCACGGGCGTGCAGGTCGACGTCGCCCTCGCACCGCGGAAGTATCCCGGCCTCGCGCCGTGGGAGGTCTGGGTGTCCGAAGCCCAGGAGAGAATGGTCATCGCGGTGCGACC
Encoded here:
- a CDS encoding HAMP domain-containing sensor histidine kinase, with the protein product MAEHHSVAAKAGERHEPPRAHSVDHRRDRAILSAAVLVLAAAAIGVVAGRQVDDIPTGFNSPVVVAMAASACLVGLIASGFMAVTRYRVGRDAISLLLGIGVLILAVGVVGYGLVYPLADGVSIGSTGDGVRAIVTGAGYGATVLFAATVFGAHRRAPIDVGRWLPVALVALVVGAAASALALEKNSFANAADDLVLPTGDRVLAVPVIVAFLVTGAAALWPALRRRRQALAWFGLGLVALGLGEILATETSVFGDVWSIGRMGMFVVASLLVLNGVAVDLRAAFVDQQREAAHHRWERELIARRHDAEVAAHEESLHDAASSVLAIQGVSRLLDSTQGSVSIDQRRAMTIALGAEVDRLQKLIRRGQRDSVVTDFNVRDVLAPLVTVHSANCEIALDVPAALAAHGVPDDFAEIVQNLIHNARRHAKPPILVTGRWRAGDVELSVADRGQGIAEGDRERIFQRGVSRLPDGTGLGLHIARTLLEQMEGDIWVEDRDGGGSRFVILMPAAETGRREHDTSLETRWETYTGKSAERPTGLKKTGILSKAARSELS
- a CDS encoding serine hydrolase domain-containing protein, which gives rise to MNRCARAVSAVAMAALLVAAGCSSDDDGAVGSADATTPTAVSTATPTPGGPGGDESTDGASQELTVGLEDLVADELAAWAEANGVPGAVAAVTIGDPGPQVDGERTVLVSTGVTDAATRTPMRTDSVFRIGSITKPVTAATVLSLAEDGLVDLDEPIGTYLPSWDVRELRYGGQITVRMLLDHTTGFIEYAFDPGFYLATLPRLDQPFDPEEVVDFVVGRDLLFEPGTAYSYNTGGYLLAGQIIEAVTGRPAHEVIRERILEPAGAGRLALQPAEQPAGELVRGYFAVPTSGPQADNPLAAPLRTLAELVDPDAVVTTNDGFLLDVTALPQNAVESAGWTGGGLEGTATDVVRLLPGILRGGILSPASVAEMTTTVFDADYGLGLRVGTVEGRTAWSHGGGVPGFRSTALYLPADDGPAVSIVILSNMIPIPTDIDVVAGRIAKLALDAAGS
- a CDS encoding pilus assembly protein TadG-related protein, which codes for MRIGLNTAGRVVGNLRRRLRDIGARGAVAIMVGVGMTAFLGFAAMAVDLGNAWQDERKLHTATDAAALAAALTEADGADPAVGCSEAVAEVRFESNGFTVDDGTTFTCTYVEHPSGVGGVVTVEATDTVEYQFAPVLGIDDGTVTSRSRAQWGWVTSPTGLRPLGICDSTFSDLVGGWDASSESGVITVPYNKPDPGPSGEEPCGTAPSNWGIIDFDAGSNSNSDIKTWLEEGYPGEVHDGDPLGDCDDASAWYDPGACYEGDTGAFSGSLVDAMNYLVSQQIVFGVPLFNNCSAKCNGANAELHIVDFARVRLVGFKATGSAHSRYLQVVLVPGPLEGGCCGDDSSFGVFGVSLCGFEGTNECAAEPTPTPTATPDP
- a CDS encoding Flp family type IVb pilin — translated: MQAQGASFEGAKIEALTDAVTADAMATAGVPERTDKAATAVEYGIMIAAIAAVVIVVVVAVGGQVDSTLFQKVFENMQSLPD
- a CDS encoding Flp family type IVb pilin; translation: MKEAAQFAHAWLVSTLKTRERGATAVEYGIMVAAIAAVIIAVVIAVGDEVDTAFTDVNTELAGLS
- the purL gene encoding phosphoribosylformylglycinamidine synthase subunit PurL, giving the protein MTQQGVVVEVTTGGHPEATRVAALAADLASTGVQRRRRYILDREPPAGVLDRIVGVVADPVTDVHRIVAPDAPIGPNAFDVAYLPGVTDTDARQLEGILAELGAPGTRVVTSTVWDLGDGTVDAAALEGLAAGVANATVERVAVGRPLPPVFVPPVGDETTVRTIPFSSWTPEERLVESRRRLWSLDAAELEAVAAFFAAEDRDPTDGEMETIAQTWSEHCSHKTFRAVIDFTHVADGGASRSERIEGLLGTHLRAATDAVAAEWVVSAFVDDAGIVTIDGIGEVAIKVETHNHPSALEPFGGAATGVGGVVRDVLGVVARPVATLDVLCFAPEGTPTPDGSLPPGRIAAGVVAGIGDYGNKLGLPTLAGAVVYDAGYAANPLVYCGAVGVRPAGTELPGPAPGDLVVVLGGATGRDGIHGATFSSIELDAETVESAGAAVQIGDPITEKGLIEIIDDARDAGWIRGVTDCGAGGFSSAIGELGAATGVQVDVALAPRKYPGLAPWEVWVSEAQERMVIAVRPDDIDALAAAALRRHVDMCVLGEFRGDGRIVVTHGDTTLVDLPSDFLHDGRPRRHLSAQWTDPPPGSDPPPPTDWAVTLDALLSHPTVATKERIFRTYDHEVRGGTVVGPACGPGADGPSDGTVFVPLGADLDGPALALGLGIRPSYGTLDPYRMAHAVLDEAVRNLVVAGADPDRIAVLDNFCWGDVADPDELGALVRASEGCHDAAVAYGTPFVSGKDSLNNTYEGVSIPRTLLITGLAPVPAAGLARTSALTAPGNVLVLVGATAAELGGSLYSEVLGVAGGTVPAPLTEPRARYRAVHAAIRGGLVQAAHDLSEGGLLVAAAEMCIAGRLGASLEVDGEWWTLLAESSGRLLLEVSPDDVDALADLFAGIDHVRIGTVTTDGALRIALGGGTVLDVGVADLARSWGIEA
- a CDS encoding response regulator transcription factor; the encoded protein is MSRAGAEPQRVLVVDDHVLVGESIVNALRSRGFEAVATTATSSGAVLEIAADFKPTVVLLDLKLTGDHDGIELVQPLRQAGARVLILSALTDRPVLAACVEAGADGLVPKTQSFDVFVDQVCTAAAGERVLGVTHEQALLEDLRRARDEEKSRLEPFEALTPRETELLALLMEGCNASAVAERWYVSVATVRSHVRSLL
- a CDS encoding TadE/TadG family type IV pilus assembly protein; translation: MTALRRAMRLRWRRDDGAVAIEFALVLPILVVLVFGIIQFGLFFNRQQGVHAAAREGARIAALSSTTSDDVVSRVDDALSGISLPDGRTITISAPAPYGTRVFEQGASADTARPCQENLGLSVTVTVTASMDFELPPIMTRDVTVTGTGDFRCESD